In the genome of Drosophila yakuba strain Tai18E2 chromosome 3R, Prin_Dyak_Tai18E2_2.1, whole genome shotgun sequence, one region contains:
- the LOC6537949 gene encoding protein pellino, which translates to MVKRTDGTESPILAEDGGDGHDKPRLRYGELVILGYNGYLPQGDRGRRRSKFVLHKRTEASGVKRSKHYIVQSPQTSKAILDANQHSISYTLSRNQAVIVEYKEDTETDMFQVGRSSESPIDFVVMDTLPGDKKDAKVMQSTISRFACRILVNRCEPAKARIFAAGFDSSRNIFLGEKATKWQDNVEIDGLTTNGVLIMHPKGSFCGGNAKCGLWRECSVGGDVFSLRESRSAQQKGQPIYDECNILQDGTLIDLCGATLLWRSAEGLQHSPTKHDLEKLIDAINAGRPQCPVGLNTLVIPRKVNIGDQVNQPYVYLNCGHVQGHHDWGQDENTGARRCPMCLELGPVVTLCMGLEPAFYVDVGAPTYAFNPCGHMATEKTVKYWANVEIPHGTNGFQAVCPFCATPLDGATGYIKLIFQDNLD; encoded by the exons CTACAATGGTTACTTGCCACAGGGAGATCGCGGTCGACGACGCTCCAAGTTTGTGCTCCACAAGCGGACGGAGGCGAGTGGCGTCAAGCGGTCCAAGCACTACATCGTCCAATCGCCACAGACCTCGAAGGCCATTCTGGATGCCAATCAGCATTCAATCTCGTACACACTCTCACGCAACCAGGCGGTCATTGTGGAGTACAAGGAGGACACGGAAACGGACATGTTTCAG GTGGGACGCTCATCGGAGTCACCCATTGACTTTGTGGTGATGGACACGCTGCCCGGCGATAAGAAGGATGCCAAGGTTATGCAGAGCACAATTTCTCGGTTCGCCTGCCGCATTCTGGTCAACCGCTGTGAGCCTGCCAAGGCGAGAATATTCGCCGCCGGCTTCGATTCGAGCAGAAATATATTCCTTGGG GAGAAGGCCACCAAGTGGCAGGACAATGTGGAAATCGATGGCCTGACCACCAACGGTGTGCTGATTATGCACCCCAAAGGATCCTTTTGTGGCGGCAATGCCAAGTGCGGACTCTGGCGCGAGTGCTCCGTGGGTGGCGATGTGTTCAGCCTTCGCGAATCGCGTTCGGCCCAGCAAAAGGGGCAGCCG ATCTATGACGAATGCAACATACTGCAGGATGGCACACTTATTGATCTCTGCGGCGCAACATTGCTCTGGCGTTCCGCCGAAGGCTTGCAGCATTCGCCG aCCAAACACGATTTGGAGAAACTTATCGATGCCATTAATGCCGGTCGTCCACAGTGCCCGGTGGGCCTGAACACGCTGGTTATACCACGCAAAGTTAACATTGGGGATCAGGTGAACCAGCCTTACGTGTACTTAAACTGCGGCCATGTCCAGG GCCATCACGATTGGGGTCAGGACGAGAACACTGGCGCCCGCCGTTGTCCCATGTGCCTGGAACTCGGTCCAGTGGTCACCCTGTGCATGGGCTTGGAACCAGCCTTCTATGTGGACGTGGGCGCACCGACGTACGCGTTCAATCCATGCGGACACATGGCGACTGAAAAAACTGTCAA ATACTGGGCCAATGTGGAGATACCTCACGGCACCAACGGATTTCAGGCCGTCTGTCCCTTCTGTGCGACGCCCTTGGATGGAGCGACTGGCTACATAAAGTTAATATTCCAGGATAATCTagattaa